The window ggcacaGTGTCCGATGAATTGAAGccaaagaaaataatgcaaaaacttaaattatttacattccaCTTATGTCATcactatgtttttataaacgACAGTACTTTTGaatggcttttaaaaaaaaattaaaaacacattacaaattagttttgtttttgggggggattctGTAACAGGTTTCATTCATTTCCATGgggaaaatatgatttgagatgttttgagttacaagcgtggtcactgAACAAATAAAACTTGTACTTTAAAGCACCACTGGATAGCAGTATTTGCCAATCCCTGTTAGATCTATATTGACAAAGatgcatttaattaaatatatttgtaaaagcagatttttatttttttaatccagttcTAACTCTCAGTGCattgtgtacctaataaagtggcatGTGAGTGTAAATACGCATTAAATATGATCCATCCGTACTCACCGAAGTGATTGAATGTCGTTTGTGCATGGACACAGTTGATCCCGGGGAGCCACACACAGCTGCACCCTGTGTGCACCTCCCACTCCCACGCGAGACGTTGGTTTTAGTAGCAGAGCTCTGCTGCGTGGAGAGAAGACAGAAGCTCACTTGCACTCGGATCGGAGTTGCACCAAGTTGAATTGCTACGAGTGCGATGAGACCGCAATGTTCGCACTTGAATCGTCGGAGTGGAGACACCGGAAAGCTCGTCATGCCCGCCGGGCTCCGCGTCTTCCTCCTGGCGGCGGCCGCGCTGCTGCTCCTGGCCGACGGTGCCGCCGCTGTGGCCGGCCGCGTGAGAAAGGTGGCCCGGCCCCGCTCGTGTCTGGACCTTCCCGAGGAGATCCTGGAGCAGATGTTCGGGCGCCTCTCGGTCGGCGTGCTGAGCGCCTTCCACCACGCCCTGCAGCTGGAGCCCCGAGACGGCGTCAACCTGAGCTGCCCCAGCGCCGCCGCCGCGCGCTCATCGTCGGCGGAGAGCAAGAGTAGACTCCCGGTCAACCTGCTCAGCGTCTCCCCCTGGGCCTACAGGTAACGctatacattatacataaacTGTATATTAGGGTTCTATAATTTTTGTGGttacttgatttttatttttttttatgtttcggGGGAGTGCATTAAGATCGcaatgtttgattatttttttttatatatatatagttatttgGACCCTCTGCATTACATAACAACTGCCAGCAAAGCTGATTTGTACTTGAAATGATTAGAACCGGAATTGAAATGACGTCACggagtgacattttttttggaatgaaaggCACAGTTTTACCGAAAACATGATAAAACAAAGGTATCCTTcaaaacttttatttaatagCATAACATTTTTAGTTCAAGTACCACTAAACTGGGCCTGCCACCAACTTGACAAATTACTCACTTTTACTTcaaatgttcttctttttttttttttgcagtatggCTGATGCAATTTGAATCGTCCTTTAAATTAccttgaataaaataaaataaaaataaacctgtGTGGTGTGGGATGTATAAAGTATGACTATCATGCAAAATAGAATGCAAATGCTCAAACtgcatgctatttttatttaatccaaTTAAGTACAGTTCAAGTTTAAGGTTTTAACTTTTACATTATAATTTGATAGTAGTAGAATAAGTGAGTTTCGTTTTGATCCTGTCACAGCGAGCCACCTGCATGATTTGTTTAGCAGAGTTTTCACGACGGATGCCTCCCCTGACGCAATCCAGccatttttatcatttacaaaaaagtttttcaaatgtttatttcagtATAATTTTCAACGTTTATGTGCAATatgttttaattgaatcattaaagcacaatttttatttttctatagtTAAGCACAATGTTCCGTTACAAACTGCATAATGCTCAAGTGGCtactaaaaatattaaatatactttttaggaatagaACCTCTGCCTTATTTTTGCCTACCATGTTACTGTACTTTAATGTtgctcattattattttttgaggtggtactctgtgtaaaaagtttgagtttACTCTGATTCCTCCCCAGTTTGCAGTATTTGTGGACCGAAACTGTGATACAGGGATAATTGTATCCTCATGATATAGTATAGATAATAAACCAGCATTAAGTATCCATATTGACACATGGACCATTTAgtgtttttgggttgttgtttctaaaatgtgtgttttgatttGTGTATCGCTGTATCATGATACTGTTAGTATCCGTGAAGAAATATCATCATTTCATCTCGTGAGTTACTCTGTGATTCACACTCCTATTTTACAGTAGCGCTGGTGggataaaatatcaaaattctGGTATATAGCATTGATATTGGAACGATACAGTGTCAGTGCACAAGCATCAAATATCAATATTGTggctaacatacagtatgtcgcGAGTCATGAtgactttatttatattttgtctaTTGTGATACTCACTGATGTTGTTTGGAAAATATTGTTCTAGTCATACCATGGCTGTGATTTCCACAACTAGTTTACAGCAGTGATGGGACAAAGTATCGTATGGATATTGTCATCTGCTGCGATACAGTATTGGGATACCGCAACAATATGTTATGATGCGGTATTGTTAGATCAGCCTCAAATATCGATATTGTGGCCAACTGACATCACAATCCgtgatgattttgttttatagCTCTGATACTATCTGTATCGTTGGAAACGATGCGAGTCAACCCCCAGGTTTACAGTCGTGGTGGGAGAAAATATTGATGCTGAGATGTATGGTGGTGATATTATCTGTTACAAGTTGTGTTTCAGTCTTGATACAGAAGCATCAACAATTGACACTGTtgttgtcaaattttaaaaatcattgtgTACACGAGTATCGATACAGCAGCGTCAGTATCAATACATTGTGTTATCGTATTGTGAGTTGCTGTGCAATGGTGGGAAAACGTTGATATTGTGGTTTATAGTATTGCTATCTGTTACGATAGTGTATTAATTTACAGGTTTTACAGAAGCAGCGGCAtttttgaaatttattttttgtatcgcTGTATTGTGATACTAATTGGTATCGCTGGAATAATATAGTGACATTGTAGCGTCAGTTTCTCTGCGATTCCCACCCTTAGTTTACTACAGTTGTGGGACAAAACTACTGGTGCACTCTATTGTTCTGTTAAGATTTAGTATTTACTTTATGTATGTTACTAATTCCAGAAAAACGgccgccattttctttccattttgctgCGCCAGGTTTTGGGCACGTGAATTTAGCGGCTgtccaccaaaatcacgttttctcttttttttaaattttttttttcacacgaGATAATACTTACTAGAGATTACGTTGTTGGGAAATAGAGCCTCGTTTTTGAAATGTTCAGTTGgttgagattttctgtggtcctgacaaagatgaaaatgtccCTTGATTTCGGCATCGAAAATCACATGTTCATAGGATTCGATCACGATAGAAAACTATGCGGATGTGATTCGcaattattattcttgttttctgtgaagtttgaatgAATTTGACCCAGAAAATGAGATTGCTCGAGTGGACGCTGCCATTGAAAAATCGGAATATGGCCTTCTTAAACATCACATTTCAATTAATAAGACTAAAATACGAAATAATTTCTtccaaagagtcaaggtttgGGTCACAAATTCCCCAATGATTTTACATTGTCTGAGCAAGAAAATTTGGGCGGATTTGCAACATAAAAAGTGtcataaaatccttaatccttatTCAATTCTTACAAACTAGGGCTCATTTTATTCGTGTATGGCTCCTCTATCCCATGATATCATCATTTTGATATACAggtgttttaaacattttagttGCATACCTACAATATTGATACACTGACATCAACTAAAGATATTGTTGCTAACGTGCATCACAATTCAGGATTTGTCATTatgaaacatgtttgttttgtttgatgacgATACCATGATACCGTATTGATACTAGGCTATAGCGTCTGTTGTCTGCCCGTTTTCAGGATCTCGTACGACCCGAGCAGATACCCTCGTCACATCCCTGAGGCGTACTGCCTGTGTAAAGGCTGCCTGACCGGACCTCAGCGGCAGGAGAGCCAGCAGTATCGCAGCACTCCTGTCTACGCTCCTTCCGTGGTCCTCAGGAGGTCCGGTTCTTGCGTCGGGGGCCGTCACTCGTATTCGGAGGTCTACGTGTCTATCGCAGTGGGCTGCACCTGTGTGCCCCTGTTGGACAAGGACCGGGCGCTCCAGAACACCACCCGGACTCTGGACTCTTGGAGGACGGCAAAGTCCAAAGCTGCACGTTCATGGGGATAAAAATAAGTCGTCATCCATTTATTACTGTTCATAACATTAGGCAGACCAGTTCACCTGATactttttgtaaataataataaaattctcTGTATGTGTTAAAAAAGGAGCCAATTAAATAAGTACATTTCTGAAGATTTGTCtacttgaaattattatttaaatcatCCAATAATTTATTAAGAGGATATTTACCCTTCTCATACTTTTATGAGGGGTCATCATCTTCCACCTTGGTAATAATGTAACGTCAATTACCCAAATAATACTGCTGGAGCGCCGTCATATGGACAAACTGCAATACTATTTCATATCACTGCCAtcttcatccatctattttctgcaccgcttctcctcactggggtcgcgggtgtgctagCGCCTATctcggctgacttcgggcgagaggcggggtacaccctgaactggtcgccagccaatcgcatactGCCACCTTAAACTGGTTAAATGACCTCCGCCCACTTATTTGCGTGTTTTGTGACCTAATCCCCAGTTTAttcgcatttttttttccagaattattttttaattgcagtTATATGAGAGCATTCATTATTTGCGGGTTTTTTCCCTTTTTATGGTCTGGCTCGGACCACTGTACTCTCTCTCTGTGTACACACAAACGCTTgcgtgcgcacacgcacgctcaTATACATACATAGGCAGGCTGTTTGCATCACTAAGGATCTCGGTAGATTGAAGAGGGTTTATACTGATGACATCATAAAGACGGCCACGCTTCCTCTGACTGCTTTATTAAATATTCAATTATATATTGGCGTTGAACTGAATGTCTCGCAACACTGCTGTCGGCTTCATTAAAAGCACTGTAAAGAGACAAATGAACAATCGGCATTTGAGCATGAAGGAGGATGACCTCTATTCAGGCTACAATGACTATAATCCACTTTTTGACTGCAAGGTGAGCtcttgttattattgttttacttaccactttataataaatatacttgATAAggctatttttccatttttaaaggaGTTGGAGAATACTTGATAAggctatttttccatttttaaaggaGTTGGAGAATGATGTCAGCTTCCAAGAAGCAATCAAGAGCAGTCATGGAAAAAGAGCACATTTGCAACCagtctgtattattattattttattattatgtgtgTTGTGCAGTATTTTGAAGGTATGTCCTCTCATTTTGCATAGAGTAGTGGACATTTTGCTGACTCGACCACAGGGGGTCGACCTTTAACTTCTTCTTCTGGAGTAAGTACAATGCGTGTGTTTGTctcatgaatgtgtgtgtttatatctGTTGTATGGATGTGTTTGTctcatgtttgtgtgtatgaggCATGTGTCATGTTTgcgagcatgtgtgtgtgctcgcGTGCATATCTCGTGTcttctgtgttgtttttgtgtgtgtgtgcgcctctATGTGTGTcatatgtttatgtgtgtgtgcgcgtcatGTCCTGTGTGTTCCCGCATATGCCTTGCGTTTGTGtttctcttgtgtgtgtgtgtcatatcgtgtatgtgtgcgtgtcatTTGTatcatgtctgtctgtctgtctgtgtgtgtgtgtgtgtgcatgcgtctTTTTTGACTTGTATGTGTGAATCGTGtgttatctgtgtgtgtgcgtattcTTCCTatgtgtttctctctctctctcgcgcgcgtgcgtgtgtgtgtgtgtgtgtgtgtgtgtgtgtgtgttgtgacataTACATGGACAGGTCATGCCAACAATATAAAAATGAGCACCTATTTTTGTTCACAGTCTCATACTCCCATGCCTTCATCAGTGAGTCGACCAATAACAGCAGCTGCGCAGGTAACCCATGCTAGTGTCCCAAAAACAAATTGGACTTAAAATTGAGCCCAGAGGCACCCCTGGGAGGAAGATGCAGATGATAAATTTACTGTATAAATGATTGAACAATCTGAATACAGCAGAGTGGAGCAGCTCGTCCCATATCTGCAATTAGTGCTGCAGGTTATTCCTCTTCTCCCACACGATGTGAGTCAACACAACTACTTTTACAAATTGTTGATATTGTTATttgataattaataattatcGGGCCATATAATGTAAAagatatttaagtgttttttttttgttttgtttttttgtatctttAGGCCCAACCTTTGATCCTCTGGGCCAGTCCAGAGGTCCCGCACCCCCActggaagaaaagaaagacgACACGTGAGTGGACGTCATGGTAGCAGCAGTGTTAGCCATGATGGAAACCATAATGTATGACCTCTGTCTCATGTGTCGTTGTTGTTTTAGGCCCGAAGAGAAGATCAAACTCTTGGAGAAGAAAGTGAACGACTTGATCACAGAGAGCTGCATGGCGCAAAGCATGGGCAACTCACAACTGGTCAGACGCTTGTCAAAGTGGTGCTTCAGTCAGTACCGTGGATAGCtctaaaaaatacaaagatgTTTTCTTCTATATGCGTGAGTCTTAATGTCAAAGTTGTGACTCAGTAGCTGTAGTGGACCGCACAGCTATTTAAAAACGTTTCTTCTTCTATATTGCTTGTTTCCTAATGACGACAGCGAttcaaaaagttgttttcttcTGTATGTTTGAGTGTTGAtgtcaaagttaaaaaaaaaaaaaaaaaaaaaaaaaactcatgtgCATTGTTCTATATGCACATGAGTCTTGATTTAAAAGTTTAagagtcactacagtggacatcttttcaaaatcatttttcttcaatatgcgtatgagtcttgatgtcaaagttgtctctcactcactcactacaGTGGActtcaaaaaaagtattttgttctCTTTGCATACGAGTCAAAAGTCAGTTGAGACTCACGACAATGGACAGCTGGTGAAAAGCTATTTTCTTCCAGACGCTTATGGGTGTCAAATTGCGAATCAGTTACTACCTTTTCAGTAGTTGTCTACTGCAGTGACTGatgcatatactgtagcagAAAATCACTTTTGAATCGCTGCCCACTGTAGCGACTGATGCACAACGTTGGCATGAAGGCTCATGCAGgcaaaataaaacagcatttgatGAGCTGTCTTTTGTGGTGACCTCCATTTTGCCTTTCTGTTCACTGTACTGACTGATGTGTAGCTTTTAGACAgtgatattgtgtgtgtgttttgacagGCTCTGGAGAAGGCCAGAGAGGCTGAGAGGATGGAGCGAGCGCTAGAGAGGCAGAGGGAGCAGTCCGGAAACGCTGAACAAATCAACGTAGATCTCACCTACGCTGTGAGTGTGGAGACAATCAGGTCCTGACGTTACTGTTGCCTGTTAACGTGTTGTTATCTTCGCCGTCAGGTTTTGCTCAACCTGGCTAACCAGTATGAAAACCATGAGATGTACCCTGAGGCTCTGAGCAGCTACCAACTTATCATCAAGAACAAGATGTTCACCAACGCAGGTAGGCCAAACTCTCACTCTGGGCTCTTGGAAATGGACCCCTAAAATGGCTGTTTGAAACCACAATTGCAGACTTTCTGTGACTTTTCAGGCAAAGCTTTCTGAGATTTTCTGTGGgcctactcatgatagacatccAGTAACTATCAAATTTCATGTTACCAAGTGATACTCACtttaggggctgaattttcaaaatcttTGAAGGGCACGTGGAAATGaacaaaatgaccctaaaaaaacacttcaaagcaaaatggcagaccttTCGGGCACGGCTTCTTGACACAAGTAAACCCTGAAAAAGGCTTTACTCCCAATAGACagaaaaatggcagacttcctttaTCTTTTCAAGCATGTAAACTATTTTGTTGGTCTACTCATAAAAGATATGGCTCCCAAATTTAatgttgctcagtgaaactggctttgaaGGCTGAATTCTGAATAAATTCAAAGGACCTCTAGAAATGTCCAAACTTTCCCTAAAATAgctgctttaaaacaaaatggcacaTTTCTTCTGTCTTTCGGGCAtagctttttgagactttttgtgggtctactcatggtagacatgcctaccaaatttcatattgCTAAGTGAAACCGGCTTCAGGGGCTTAATTTTCAAAAGAATCCAATTTTATGAATACTTTTAAAATTTCTGCCTGAAATGTCAGCTTCAAATAAAAAAGGGCCGAGTTCCTGTCTCTTTTCAGACATGGTTtcgtgagactttttttgtgggtctactcatgacagaTATGGctcccaaatttcatgttgcaaagTGAAACTGGCATCGGAggaagaattaaaaaataattgattgaGTGGGAATCACGCCCCTCACCTGAAGTTACTGCATTTCTTGCTCTGTCCAATCTCTCCTCTTTCTTGCAAGTGATAACCTGCATCGTCAAGATGTTCTCGAAATggctttttttcattaatttcctTCCACGCTTCAGGACGTCTGAAGGTGAACATGGCCAACATCTGGGTGAAGCAAAAGAACTACCCCAAGGCCATCAAGTTGTACCGCATGGCGCTGGACCACATCTCGGACGACTACAAGGAGATGAGGATCAAGATCATGCAGAACATCGGCACGGTCTTCGTGCTGCTGGGCCAGTACTCGGACGCCGCCGCGTCCTTCGAGCACATCATGAGCAAGAGCGCCAACGTCAGGACCGGCTACAACCTGGTCCTCTGCTACTATGCCACCCGGGACGCCGACGGCATGAAGAACGCCTTCCACAAGCTCCTCGCCGTGCCCCTCGACGTGCAGCACGAAGACAAGTACATCGCCGGCAACGTGAGGGAAACGCTTCTTCTCATGTGCGTGTCTCTCATGTTTGTCTGGTGTGTTTCTGTATGTTTGGTGCATGGGTCTGTTTGTTGTGTGCTTTGTTCTTAAAATAGCGAGTGTTAAAATAGGTAAAACAATGTAATATGTTTTAGGATGACATCAAATCCAACATGTTGATGGAGGTCATCAAGAATGACAAGCTTCACCAAATGGAGAGAGACTTGTAACAATGCATTGGAAAACCACACCATATTTATCCCATTGTGTGGGATAAAAAACTGTAAGGTAGACATCAAATGTTTCCATCCCTGTTGGCTCCCACAGGAAAGCGCGTGCTGAGAAGTACGTCATGACCTCCGCCAAGCTCATCGCTCCAGCCATAGAGGCTTCTTTCGCCGCCGGATTTGACTGGTTTGTTTCCCTATGAGGTTTAACCCACAAACACAAGCCGCGCATAATCTGTGTAGTCCAAGGGAAAGCCAGAAAGATTGTTTAGTTTAACACCCGACAACTCGTTTCTCCCATCCTGttttgttgaaagcaattgtccgATCGCTATTTTCGATTTTATACATGTGCGTGTGAAAGGTGTGTGGCCTTGGTGAAGAACTCTCCGTATGCGGAGCTGGCCAACGACCTGCAATTAAAAAAGGCCATGACCTTCTTCAGACAGATGCACTTCGACCAGGTCAGACGCTCCTTTAAGGCACCGTACACTTAATTAATGAGAACGATATCGCCTGACATGGAGTTCTTGTTTAAGGCCatgaaaatcctgaaggaggtTGCCAAGCAGGACAGCAGAGTTAAAAGCGCCGCGGCCAACAATCTTGCCAGCCTCTTCATCCTGGTACGACTCTTCTGAAACTAAAAGGGTGCAATCAGATGTGGCTCACAAAGGTTCCTGGATTTCTGGAGCGTAGGCCTACAACTCCCCATCAGGGAAATGAAACATTTGACCATTAAAACATTGGGGAGGGGTGCCTTGAGTtaagagttgaatttgttctgtgaccaggCTCGTACCTCCAAAACAGTTGTCGCTCAAATCATCTccccactgaaataaatggaagtATCCattccgttccagcctcccataaaaaaagacacattttagtACGTATTTTTTGATAAGAACAATAACCctataaaacatacagtaatgacaattaACGAAAATGTAAAGAGTGacacagtttttgccacattttatgTTTCAATCCAgtagacattgtgctgctcccgGTGTGTGCGTCTTGGTCACCTGCGGGGAGTAATTTGGGATAAATTAGAAATACAGACATGCGGCTATAAATGGAGACGGTCACACcttctcagtaagctgcagtagcggtcatttttcgcagaggataaagaatgtatacctgtgagcattgttataCTATCTGTCTACTTGTGTTGCTcctctgtttgtgttcaaatacctgTTGGCTAAAGGCTTCTAACACCGATGCAATCCATTAGCTACCCATCTGCGGCGTTTTGCATTGCGTTTAGCATTCAGCTTAGCTGACTTAAACGTGCGTGATTATTTGAAATGCACAATGTGTGTTTCTTGGTTTGATGTTTAATTTGGCAGTTAACTTCAACTAGAGTGCCAGTGAACAGCTTGACGCCTCTTTTTCAAGTAATTGCTCTCTCgctttttttaagaaatctgcaaaaataaaaaaaataagaaattatcttcaatgattttagcaaatggctgcaatataacaaagagtgagcaatttaagggggtctgaaaactttctgtacccactgtacagtGTTTCTAAAATGATATATTTAGCTAGGAAGGTTTCCCATCTAAATGCAACATTTTGCTATGAAAGCTCTATATTTTCTTATGAAATGTCCGTAATACACCCGGAATTAAGACAGTATTTCCTGCCGTCCAAACACACTACAGTCCTCCAAAGGTGAAAGGAACTTTTTGTTCTTGGTATCTGTGGTTCCTGGAAGTAGAAGGTTCCAATCAGATAGACCACCAGACCAATGTTTGGACAGAGTATCTCATTCAATAGCCCTAGAAAGTGTCCAATGGTCCTTGAAAAGTTTCGATTTCCGGGGTCAACTTCCTGTTGATTGTGGTTCCAGGAGAAAGACTACGAGCAGGCGGAGCGCTACGCTGACCTGGCCATGAACGCAGACCGCTACAACCCGGGAGCCTTTGTGTGTAAGGGCAACGCAGAGTTTGTCAAGCATGACTACGTCAAGGCGGCTGAGTTCTTCAAGGAGGCACTGAGGAACGACTCCTCCTGCACCGAAGCCCTCAGGAACCTGGGTAACCTCCAAAAAGAAACACCATCTTGTTCCTTTGCAGTCGAGGTCATAGAGTGTACCAAAACACGCTTGTTGCTTTTGTCTCCTTTACCAAGGTCTGACGTACAAGAAGCTGAATCGTCTGGAGGACGCGCTGGACTGCTTCCTGAAGCTCCACACCATCCTCAGGGACAGCGCCGAGGTCATGTATCAGCTGGCCGACATGTATCCTTCGCACGTTCGTGAGCCAGGAAAATAATTACAGGTAGttacatatgttttttttccaggactGATACCGATTATTAGTACTTAAGGTGGCTGATAAGTGATATTTGGAGCCCGTATTCAtttggaataaaaatgaaaatattagcaTCAACATTTTCAATGATACAAACTCCAACACTTAACTTCGCTTAAATGCCTTGAAGCATCTGTTGTTACAGCTTTTCAGATGTGCAACatgaagttcatttttgtttaaacattcTAAGAaattccaagaaaaaaataagagttcccaggctcagcagcatgtcttaTAAACTTAAATGAatactgcaacaaataaatagctccctAAAGTTATCTAcagttaaataaagttttccaaaatttcatttttcttttaagtgGTAGTTTTCCCCTacataaatgtgacattttgcttttatctgttcacaaaaaaaggCTACATTAGAGGGTCTTTGGACCGTGTTGTGGTATATTTATCTTAAACTGCATCAGCTACGAGCTCCTGGAGGACCCTCATCAGGCGGTGGAGTGGCTAATGC is drawn from Phycodurus eques isolate BA_2022a chromosome 12, UOR_Pequ_1.1, whole genome shotgun sequence and contains these coding sequences:
- the LOC133411051 gene encoding intraflagellar transport protein 88 homolog isoform X6 — translated: MSRNTAVGFIKSTVKRQMNNRHLSMKEDDLYSGYNDYNPLFDCKELENDVSFQEAIKSSHGKRAHLQPSSGHFADSTTGGRPLTSSSGSHTPMPSSVSRPITAAAQSGAARPISAISAAGYSSSPTRCPTFDPLGQSRGPAPPLEEKKDDTPEEKIKLLEKKVNDLITESCMAQSMGNSQLALEKAREAERMERALERQREQSGNAEQINVDLTYAVLLNLANQYENHEMYPEALSSYQLIIKNKMFTNAGRLKVNMANIWVKQKNYPKAIKLYRMALDHISDDYKEMRIKIMQNIGTVFVLLGQYSDAAASFEHIMSKSANVRTGYNLVLCYYATRDADGMKNAFHKLLAVPLDVQHEDKYIAGNDDIKSNMLMEVIKNDKLHQMERDLKARAEKYVMTSAKLIAPAIEASFAAGFDWCVALVKNSPYAELANDLQLKKAMTFFRQMHFDQAMKILKEVAKQDSRVKSAAANNLASLFILEKDYEQAERYADLAMNADRYNPGAFVCKGNAEFVKHDYVKAAEFFKEALRNDSSCTEALRNLGLTYKKLNRLEDALDCFLKLHTILRDSAEVMYQLADIYELLEDPHQAVEWLMQVISVVPNDPKALAKLADLHDLEGDKSQALHYYCESFRLFPCNMEVIEWLAAYYVQTQLYEKAIHYFDRAILVQPSEVRWQLMVASCYRRSGNSQKALETYKEIHRKFPEDAQCLRFLVRLCQDMGLKEVHDYASKLKKLEKMKDLREQRAKAEQDGSTRSRRIDSAASPTESTPSVPKGERAVVPVMSLPASSEAYESSSSPKELDASYVDPLGPLADPPRTGAKKQVDDDVFAGEDLGDELLPE
- the LOC133411051 gene encoding intraflagellar transport protein 88 homolog isoform X7; this translates as MSRNTAVGFIKSTVKRQMNNRHLSMKEDDLYSGYNDYNPLFDCKELENDVSFQEAIKSSHGKRAHLQPSSGHFADSTTGGRPLTSSSGSHTPMPSSVSRPITAAAQQSGAARPISAISAAGYSSSPTRCPTFDPLGQSRGPAPPLEEKKDDTPEEKIKLLEKKVNDLITESCMAQSMGNSQLALEKAREAERMERALERQREQSGNAEQINVDLTYAVLLNLANQYENHEMYPEALSSYQLIIKNKMFTNAGRLKVNMANIWVKQKNYPKAIKLYRMALDHISDDYKEMRIKIMQNIGTVFVLLGQYSDAAASFEHIMSKSANVRTGYNLVLCYYATRDADGMKNAFHKLLAVPLDVQHEDKYIAGNDDIKSNMLMEVIKNDKLHQMERDLKARAEKYVMTSAKLIAPAIEASFAAGFDWCVALVKNSPYAELANDLQLKKAMTFFRQMHFDQAMKILKEVAKQDSRVKSAAANNLASLFILEKDYEQAERYADLAMNADRYNPGAFVCKGNAEFVKHDYVKAAEFFKEALRNDSSCTEALRNLGLTYKKLNRLEDALDCFLKLHTILRDSAEVMYQLADIYELLEDPHQAVEWLMQVISVVPNDPKALAKLADLHDLEGDKSQALHYYCEIGLIPNTVYIITIMAMMMMSLPGQSFRLFPCNMEVIEWLAAYYVQTQLYEKAIHYFDRAILVQPSEVRWQLMVASCYRRSGQKETVRKLWKPTKKFTASFPKMRNVFASWCGCVRTWASRKSTTTPANSRSWKR
- the LOC133411051 gene encoding intraflagellar transport protein 88 homolog isoform X1, with the protein product MSRNTAVGFIKSTVKRQMNNRHLSMKEDDLYSGYNDYNPLFDCKELENDVSFQEAIKSSHGKRAHLQPSSGHFADSTTGGRPLTSSSGSHTPMPSSVSRPITAAAQQSGAARPISAISAAGYSSSPTRCPTFDPLGQSRGPAPPLEEKKDDTPEEKIKLLEKKVNDLITESCMAQSMGNSQLALEKAREAERMERALERQREQSGNAEQINVDLTYAVLLNLANQYENHEMYPEALSSYQLIIKNKMFTNAGRLKVNMANIWVKQKNYPKAIKLYRMALDHISDDYKEMRIKIMQNIGTVFVLLGQYSDAAASFEHIMSKSANVRTGYNLVLCYYATRDADGMKNAFHKLLAVPLDVQHEDKYIAGNDDIKSNMLMEVIKNDKLHQMERDLKARAEKYVMTSAKLIAPAIEASFAAGFDWCVALVKNSPYAELANDLQLKKAMTFFRQMHFDQAMKILKEVAKQDSRVKSAAANNLASLFILEKDYEQAERYADLAMNADRYNPGAFVCKGNAEFVKHDYVKAAEFFKEALRNDSSCTEALRNLGLTYKKLNRLEDALDCFLKLHTILRDSAEVMYQLADIYELLEDPHQAVEWLMQVISVVPNDPKALAKLADLHDLEGDKSQALHYYCEIGLIPNTVYIITIMAMMMMSLPGQSFRLFPCNMEVIEWLAAYYVQTQLYEKAIHYFDRAILVQPSEVRWQLMVASCYRRSGQKETVRKLWKPTKKFTASFPKMRNVIHLVSALKRRHGEQQPNVYLRVSRSSLPGAAVSGHGPQGSPRLRQQTQEAGKDEGPPGTESKSRAGRKYKKPKNRQRGLSYGEHAECSQRRACGCPCDVTSCLQRGLREQQQPQRTGRVLRGPAGPPRRSAPNRRQEAGGRRRLRRRGPRRRAAA
- the LOC133411051 gene encoding intraflagellar transport protein 88 homolog isoform X2: MSRNTAVGFIKSTVKRQMNNRHLSMKEDDLYSGYNDYNPLFDCKELENDVSFQEAIKSSHGKRAHLQPSSGHFADSTTGGRPLTSSSGSHTPMPSSVSRPITAAAQSGAARPISAISAAGYSSSPTRCPTFDPLGQSRGPAPPLEEKKDDTPEEKIKLLEKKVNDLITESCMAQSMGNSQLALEKAREAERMERALERQREQSGNAEQINVDLTYAVLLNLANQYENHEMYPEALSSYQLIIKNKMFTNAGRLKVNMANIWVKQKNYPKAIKLYRMALDHISDDYKEMRIKIMQNIGTVFVLLGQYSDAAASFEHIMSKSANVRTGYNLVLCYYATRDADGMKNAFHKLLAVPLDVQHEDKYIAGNDDIKSNMLMEVIKNDKLHQMERDLKARAEKYVMTSAKLIAPAIEASFAAGFDWCVALVKNSPYAELANDLQLKKAMTFFRQMHFDQAMKILKEVAKQDSRVKSAAANNLASLFILEKDYEQAERYADLAMNADRYNPGAFVCKGNAEFVKHDYVKAAEFFKEALRNDSSCTEALRNLGLTYKKLNRLEDALDCFLKLHTILRDSAEVMYQLADIYELLEDPHQAVEWLMQVISVVPNDPKALAKLADLHDLEGDKSQALHYYCEIGLIPNTVYIITIMAMMMMSLPGQSFRLFPCNMEVIEWLAAYYVQTQLYEKAIHYFDRAILVQPSEVRWQLMVASCYRRSGQKETVRKLWKPTKKFTASFPKMRNVIHLVSALKRRHGEQQPNVYLRVSRSSLPGAAVSGHGPQGSPRLRQQTQEAGKDEGPPGTESKSRAGRKYKKPKNRQRGLSYGEHAECSQRRACGCPCDVTSCLQRGLREQQQPQRTGRVLRGPAGPPRRSAPNRRQEAGGRRRLRRRGPRRRAAA